The following DNA comes from Halorhabdus tiamatea SARL4B.
TACCGTCCTCTTCACGATGAGTTCGAGACTGCTGATGACCTCTCGATCATCCTCCCGAGTGAACCAGAATTTACCGCTCTCAAAGAGCAGTACGGTGTCTCATGACTGTGTTCAAAGGTGGAGATGCGATCAGAGCGTTCCTCGAAGAGTTCGACAGTTGGCTCTCGCCCCTCGTGGAGTATCAAAAGATAAGCTCACGCCCCATCTCAGAACGTTTCAACTCCGCCGCTCTAATAGGAAGCCAGGTTACAAACTCAGCTTTGAACGTTGAAGTAGGATCGTGACGTAGGCAGTAGCGAACACGGATGATGCCGATTACGGACTTCTTGTCGTGCACGCGTGTATTCGACGAGTTCGAGTCGCTGTCACCCGCACAACGTCAGCACGCGAAAACCTACGCCACAGGTCTTGTTGCAGCCAGCAACAAGACCGTGGCAGGCATCGCACGCGAAGTCCTTCCAGCTGGAGACAAACGCGCTCTCAACAAGTTCCTCACCGAGTACAACTGGGACGAACAGCAATTCAACCACGAACGCCTCGAAGAACTCCAAAAACACGGTGAAACACGCTGGTCAAAAAATGGCTACATCATCCTCGACGACACGATCACCGAGAAAGCCGGGGACGAAGTCCCCGGCGTCGGCCACTTCTACGATCACGCTGAAGGTGACACTGTCTGGGGCCAAGACATCATCTACGCCTTCTACGCTGACGACAAAACCGCCTACCCACTCACCTTCCGCCTCTACGAAAAACAGGACGAAAACGACCAAAATCACGACACTAAGTACGATCTCGCCCGTGAGATCGTCACCGAACTCGAAGACGAGGTAGGTGTCCCGGCGGACACCTACCTCTTCGACTCGTGGTTCGCTCACGATTCTACCCTCGTCGAACACATCGAATCCTACGGCAACGACTGGATCGGCCCGCTCCGGAGCAACCGACAGGTAACCTACGCCGGCGAAGAGATCAGCGTCGATGCGCTGGCAGAGCGCATCGACACCGTCGAACGTAACGTTGAGGACGAGACCTACCACATCTGGACGAAGAAGCTTCCCGTCTCCCAACTGGGAGACGTGAAGCTGGTCATCGCCGAGAAAGAAACTGACGAAGACGAAGAGAACCCGGTCAAATACCTCGCCACGAACAAGATCGACGCACCGACCGAGCACGTGATTCGCTCTTACGGAATGCGGTGGCGCATCGAGACGTTCTTCGAGGACTCGAAGCAGGATCTCGGCTTGGGAGACTGCGAGATGCAGACTGACGAAGGTGCCAGTCGGCACTGGCACCTTCTGATGGCTGCCTACAGTCTCGTTCGTCTTGATCCCGATTCGAGAGCCTTGGGGACGGTTCGCTCGAAAGCGTCATCGCTTCGAGCGAACCTCGAACATTCCCTGAAGGAAGCCGTTTACAACCTGCTCTCGTGGGTTCGAGACAACGATGATCGTGGCGTCGATGACCTTATGAAAGAGATCGATCACCTTTTCGTTCACTCAACAGCCGACGCTAACGTTCAAAGCTGAGTTACAAAGCGCTCAAACGTGCACTTGATGCCGCTCTCGAATAATCAATCACCTGCTTCTCAAGAGCGAAGATCTATTCGTCTGCGTGGCGCCGAGGCTCCTCACAACTAGACTGGGCCATCCGGGAGGATGCTTCCCGATCTTTCTGGAGCTGTTCTTCGGCCTGGCCAGTAATCTCGGCCAGCTCTTCAATCGAAGGGATGTCTTCTAGCACCATTCAATCTGTTTCTAGATTTATGACCTACACGAATATGGTTTTCGCCAACATCTGATCTGCACCATCTCACTTCAAGCTGATCTACCAAAATTCGTCGGCTGTGAGCGATTCGAGGTATGCGACGCTGACGTACCGGAATTCGATACTGTCGCTGAAGCCGTGCTGTGGGAGGAGTGCCTCGGCTGCTCGTCCAGCTGGCTTATCGGTCGTCAGAAGAACAACGTGGTCTGCTTCCCCAGTATCAAGTACCTGAGCAGCAAGTCCAACGAGTGCTGTATCCGCTTTCTCGATGATATCCTCGTCTCGATCGGTCTCGTTGGCAATGAACCGACGTACCTCGTCCATCACCGTCGAGACGAGTGGATTTGCGTAGTCAAGCTCTTCTGCGACGACGATCCAGCCGTCCTCGAATCCATCGGCATAAGGAATATCCCCTGAGGGATATTTGTCTGCTGCAGGATTGCCTCCGAGTTCTTGGTAGACGCGTTGCGGGATACGCAACGAGACTCCTGCCTGTTGGAGTGCCCGCCGAAGCCGTTGAAATTTGCTCTTGTCCGGCCCACCGCACCGGACGAAAACGCCGGTATCGGCGATATAGACCGTCGTCATGCAACCGCGTCGGTGTATTCGGTGGCAACCGGTTCCAGCGCCTGGAGAATGATCTCGGTTTCAAGCGGTGAAAGATCAAGTTCCCGTGCTGCAATCCGATGGTTGACCGTCCCGTCGACGTACTCGTAGGCGTACTCAAGTGCGACAGCAAGACCGTCGAGGCCATGGCGCTCGATATAGACATCGATGTCCTCATCCTCGTCGCGGCGGGCGACAGCTTCGATAAGCGCCGGCGTGATCGTTTGGGTCTCGTTGTCGGTCGAAAGCGTGAGTGTAATCGACTCAGCGTCGTATCCGTATGGACGTTGATTATGGGTTTTGTCTACTAAGCCTGCTGTTTCGAGATTCTGGACATAGTCGTATGCGGTCCCCTGTGGGATATCGATCGTATCGACGATCTCTGATACGGTAACCGGTCCATGTTGCAAAATGTAGGCGTACAGCCGCGCGAGCGCAGGCTTATCAAGGAGGTCGGCAACCGTTTGTAACTGCTGAATTGGTGGTTGGCCTGACCGAGGAGGTGATTGCGCCATCTTGATTACGAATTATAGAGAATTCGTGATAAGCCTTCCGTCGACAGAATGCGACTCGCGACCGATCTAATATTCGCAGAGAGACAACACTTTCAGCGGTTCTACCCTGAGGGAAGCACCGTCGTGAGGTGGTTGCAGCATTCGTGCTTCACCGACAGCGGCGGGGTACTTCAAAGTGGTCGTGATTATTGAAGTAATCACGACCAGATGACTATTCACCAGAAGTGCCGAATTCCCGCAGTATCAGTGCTAATAGCCGAGAAATCGGATTTATAAATTATATGCCGCTATACTAAAACTGAGGCAGGGAAGTTGAGACTACAGCGGGTATAGCGGGTCTGTAATGCGTGGTTTCGGCCAAATCGAAAAGAGAATCTGCGTCAGATCGCTTTCTGAACGACTGTTCTTATTCTACAATTGACTGATTTAGAGGATTTCCAAGACTCTGGATAGTGTCGCCACTCAGAAGCCGTGCTCTCACGGAGAGAGACCCTCGCTATCCGATTCCCGTTTCTTTCTTTACCAGCGTCAGCATGTTATCAGCCGTCACGATCGGCGAGTGCTCGTATTCACCGGTCAACTGTACCTGCACGAGCAAATCAACTGCCCGCCAAATCGAGTACAACAGACAGGCGAACGCGAAATAGAAGAATCTCAATCCGAAATCTTTCGAGGTTGTCGCACCCATGAACCGCTTGATCGACTTGTAGCCGCTCTCGATCTCCCACTGGTAGCCATACTCCGAGAGAAGGCCACTCTTCCGATTCGTCATGAACACCGAATACTGCCGATGATCGGTGTGTTCGGAATTCTCCTTCCGCCGATAGATTAGCGTCGTCGAGTGCCACTCGTTGTCGGCCAAGTGAAATTTTCGATCAGTCTCGTAGCGGTCCTTCCCCCGCTTGAGAAGTCGTTTCGCCTGCGCTTTTTCGCTGGTCTGCATCCGCTTCGGAACCACATAGGAGAGGCCACGCTGGCTGATCATCTCCAGGATGTTCTGACTGTCGAACTCCCGGTCCATCAGCACATTATCGACATGAACAGTCGCCTCTGCCGAGTCCAAGAGGTCCTCGACAATCTCCTTGCGCGTATCGCCTTTGCGTACCGGGCGCGCATCGAGGACTATCGGAACAGCATTCCCGACCAGTTGGATTGTCGCCCACTGATAGGCATACTCGTCGGTTTTCTCCTTCGTCCCAATAATCTCGTCTTCGTGGCCGGCTCGATCACCGGTGAACGGGTCGGACTCGGTAATATCGATGGCAACGATGCCGGCCCGAAAGAACTCCTCCGTGTCTGCGACTCGATCCAAGAGTCGGCTCACGGCTTGTCGATACATCTCCCGAATCTGTTCGATCGAGAGGTCGCGTACATGCTCGCGATGGGCGTGGCCGAGCGGCGTCCGCTTCCGACTAGACTCGTGAATGAAGCTGCGAGCGCCTTCGTTGACGGCAAGGTTCTCTCGAAGTCCGAGATAGGTCTGGAGATCCCAGTAGGCGTTCTCGTGGATCTCACAGCCCTCACCACGGTCCAATGAGAACGCTGGGAACACAACCCGGCTTACGTGCTCAGTGACTGTCTCAGCTTGCTCTAATACGGTCTGATCATCGGGGTCCGATTCTTCATTCTCATCATGGTGTCTGCGGCTCTGCCGTTCTGGTTCTCGTGGAACAGAGACACCCGCATTTTGGGCTTTGATGAGGATGGTACGCGCTGCCGTCTTGATGGTATCCTGGAGTTCAGTAGTGAACCGATGGTGCCAGCTGCGCCACAGGGTGGATTGGTTCGGCACCGACTCCAGGCCGAGTTGATTACAGAGATCGGGATGCTGGGTGAGGTATTCGACGAGCGCGGTTTCGTGGTCCCAGTCGTAGAGTTCCTTCAGCAGGAACAGGCGAAACAGCGTTGCCATCTCGTAGCTCGTTGACCCCGCATACCGGTCGTGGGCATCGAACTGGACGTATGCGAGCGGCACTGCGTGGACGAATGGTTCGACGGCCTCGTGAGCGTCATGCTGGAACCATGTTTCCGCAACGAGGCGAACATCCGATTCCAGCGCTGAGAGGGACGAGCGATCGAACAGCGGGCTCGATTCGTAGGTGGGCCAGTCAGCGTAGGATCACTGGGCGATCTGCTGGAAGACAGTGCGGCGAGACTCACGTGTCAGGGCCACGGCGGGATGGTGGCGACGACACACTCAAGTATTCGTCCAACTGCTCAGTGCAGACGAGACAGTGATTGTCAAGATGTACTCCATATCAGAATCCAGTTAGAGTTGCTGTGCAAGACTTAGAGGTTGGGTTCATCAGGCCGGTGTTACAGTCGGTATGGTTGCGTCACTCGGCAAACCGATACCAGTTCCGTTAGTGGGAACCACCACAAACCCCCTCGTAGCCGATTGGAGATCATACCCCATAGACACTTACTCTTGGCAACCGACTTCACATTCGTCTATGACGCTCGTGAAAGGATTCGTTCAGGGGATGCTCGACGCGCTCCCCTACTGTACCATCGGCGCGACGGTCGCGTACGCCTGCTGGGGGGCACTGTTCGGTGGCCACTTGTGGTTCGAATACGGGAGCGGGCAGGCGCGAGTCGGCATTCCACTGGCGCTCGGGATAGCCGTCGTCGTATGGATCGGGTTGTTCTTGCTCTTGAGTCTGAGCAGTCTCTCTCGATATCGCGACCGTGGAGAGTTACTCCCGGTCACTCGCGCGGTGGCCAGCAGGATACTGTAGACAGTCCGGGAGTAACAGTGCGAGACTGTTCTCCTCAACAGAACCGTAACAGCGACCGGACGAGTGCCGTCTCGTGATTCCATCCGTGGATCTCTTGCAGCACGAAGATGCGAAAGAGAGTGACCATCTCATACCGGGTCGACTTCGCGTAGCGGTCATGGGGATCGAATCTGAAGTAGGCCAGCGGTAGCGAACAGACGAACTGCTCGATTGAGTCGTGGCTCTCGTGGGCGAACCACGCGCCCGAAACCGTTCGGATATCCGATTCCAATCTTGCAAGCGATGTTCGGTCGTACAGTGGTGTCGAATGATACGCCGGCCACTCGACGTACGATCGTCGAGCGATACCTCGAAAGACCGTTCGACGAGAGACAGGAGTCGAAGCCACTACCTGAGAGTCAGTAGGACACGCACAAGAATTCGTCCAGATCAACAGAGGGCTGGACGACTACTACAACAAGTGGCCGTACCCTTTGCGTTCGAGTTCGGCTTCCAGTTCGACGTGCATCGCTTCGACGGTCTCCTCGCCGAAGTGCTGACCCGTCATCGCTCCCGACATCTCCGCGATTTCAGCGTGCCACTCGCGGACTGCGTCCGCAAGGGCCGCGAGGAGTTCTTCCTCCGTCTTGTCTGCTCCATCAATTTCCTCGACGACCTGCCACCCCGGCTGAAAGTTTTCGAGGACGTATCCTGTCTCCTTGAACTGAATCGCGAACCGCTCGCAGACTGCTCCGAACCCGGTTTCGATGC
Coding sequences within:
- a CDS encoding IS701-like element ISHti12 family transposase; this translates as MMPITDFLSCTRVFDEFESLSPAQRQHAKTYATGLVAASNKTVAGIAREVLPAGDKRALNKFLTEYNWDEQQFNHERLEELQKHGETRWSKNGYIILDDTITEKAGDEVPGVGHFYDHAEGDTVWGQDIIYAFYADDKTAYPLTFRLYEKQDENDQNHDTKYDLAREIVTELEDEVGVPADTYLFDSWFAHDSTLVEHIESYGNDWIGPLRSNRQVTYAGEEISVDALAERIDTVERNVEDETYHIWTKKLPVSQLGDVKLVIAEKETDEDEENPVKYLATNKIDAPTEHVIRSYGMRWRIETFFEDSKQDLGLGDCEMQTDEGASRHWHLLMAAYSLVRLDPDSRALGTVRSKASSLRANLEHSLKEAVYNLLSWVRDNDDRGVDDLMKEIDHLFVHSTADANVQS
- a CDS encoding DUF7437 domain-containing protein; the encoded protein is MAQSPPRSGQPPIQQLQTVADLLDKPALARLYAYILQHGPVTVSEIVDTIDIPQGTAYDYVQNLETAGLVDKTHNQRPYGYDAESITLTLSTDNETQTITPALIEAVARRDEDEDIDVYIERHGLDGLAVALEYAYEYVDGTVNHRIAARELDLSPLETEIILQALEPVATEYTDAVA